The genome window GAGAGCCTGTTTTCCTTCATTCAGCGCGTGCGCACCGAAAAGGCCGCGTGCATGCTGCTTAACAACCGGCGGACACCGATCACGGACATCGCCTACGACTGCGGGTTTTCCAGCTCGGCGGCCTTTTCGCGCAGCTTTCGGAACCGTTTCGGCATGTCGGCCACGCAGTGGCGCGCCACGGAGCGGGAATTGACGGACGTGGGAGCGGGCAGGGGCTCCATGGAGAACGCTGGGCGCGAATATTCGGTTGAGCCGGAATCCGTGGAGATCAGGACGTTCGATTCCAAGACGCTTCTCTATGTCCGTCACACCGGCCCCTACAAGGGGGATGCGGACCTGTTCATCCGTCTCTATGACAGGCTGTTCACGTGGGCCGCGCCGCGCGGCCTGGCCGACGTCAGGGCTTCTGAAACCTATGTGCTGTACCACGACAGCATCGAGATCACGTCCGGCGACCGGCTCCGGGTCAGCGTGTGCATCGAGGTTCCGGAAAATACGCGGCCGGGCGGGCCGACCGGCATTCTGTCCTTTGCGGGCGGCAGGTATTTATGCGCGCGTTTCCGGCTGGGCGTCACCGAGTATGCCGAGGCGTGGCGGTGGGTCTTCAACAGGTATTTCCCGTCCAGCGGATATCAGCCGGATGACGGCTACAGCTTCGAGCAT of Salidesulfovibrio onnuriiensis contains these proteins:
- a CDS encoding AraC family transcriptional regulator — protein: MTKPTTDNPQLIGEYRARINRVMDHVEANIGGGFSLEGLAGVAGFSKFHFNRIFHSVTGESLFSFIQRVRTEKAACMLLNNRRTPITDIAYDCGFSSSAAFSRSFRNRFGMSATQWRATERELTDVGAGRGSMENAGREYSVEPESVEIRTFDSKTLLYVRHTGPYKGDADLFIRLYDRLFTWAAPRGLADVRASETYVLYHDSIEITSGDRLRVSVCIEVPENTRPGGPTGILSFAGGRYLCARFRLGVTEYAEAWRWVFNRYFPSSGYQPDDGYSFEHYPVHDCTSCEGRTLVHICVPVRPL